A region from the Flavobacteriales bacterium genome encodes:
- a CDS encoding HlyD family efflux transporter periplasmic adaptor subunit, with protein MLNISPNSIRGKVNENKYLSFRITSSSKAIRVFTNWLLSFMGIVFIMLFMPWTQNVRGTGRVTSLYPQQRIQTLQSTIDGRFEKWYVTEGDTVRKGDTLVHISEIKDAYFDPELLTRTQEQLTAKEQSAEAYKEKILAQEEQIDQLIRSRDLKLKQLRLKVQSDSLKADAANIAANLAKIQYSRADTLFEQGLVSRFEREKRWQKLQEMNSYALAANNDYANQQTELATTRAEYGEKIAKTRSELFSAQSGLQEVESQIAKLRNQLENYRIRRSFYFVRAPQDAFVTKALKTGIGENIKEGTPIVELMPLDYQLAVEMYIRPVDLPLIRPGQKARVEFDGWPAIVFSGWPNTSFGTFAAEVFAVDNSLSANGRYRILLRADSSEEPWPAPLRFGAGANSILLLNDVPVWYEIWRQLNGFPPEYYKNETPLDKESKGIMNGGKK; from the coding sequence ATGTTAAACATCAGTCCAAATTCAATCCGCGGAAAGGTCAACGAAAATAAGTATTTATCGTTCCGCATCACGAGTAGCTCAAAGGCCATTCGAGTCTTTACCAATTGGCTTTTAAGTTTCATGGGGATCGTTTTCATCATGCTTTTCATGCCTTGGACACAAAACGTTCGCGGTACGGGAAGGGTGACGAGCTTGTATCCGCAACAGAGGATCCAAACACTTCAGAGCACGATTGATGGTCGATTCGAAAAATGGTATGTAACGGAAGGCGACACCGTTCGCAAAGGCGATACCCTAGTGCATATCAGTGAGATCAAAGACGCTTATTTCGATCCGGAACTGCTCACGCGTACTCAAGAACAGCTCACCGCTAAAGAGCAGAGTGCCGAAGCTTATAAAGAAAAGATCCTTGCACAAGAAGAGCAAATCGATCAACTTATCCGATCTCGAGACCTGAAGCTTAAGCAGCTTCGACTAAAGGTCCAATCGGACAGCCTCAAAGCCGATGCGGCAAACATTGCGGCAAACCTCGCCAAAATTCAATACAGTCGGGCCGATACCCTTTTTGAACAAGGTTTGGTATCGAGGTTCGAAAGAGAAAAGCGCTGGCAAAAATTGCAAGAGATGAACTCCTATGCTCTTGCTGCGAACAACGATTATGCGAATCAGCAAACCGAACTGGCCACTACTCGAGCTGAGTATGGCGAAAAGATCGCAAAGACTCGAAGTGAGTTGTTCTCTGCCCAAAGCGGGCTTCAGGAGGTCGAGTCGCAAATCGCCAAACTGAGAAATCAACTAGAGAATTACCGGATTCGGCGTTCCTTCTATTTCGTTCGAGCTCCTCAAGACGCTTTCGTCACTAAAGCTCTTAAAACGGGTATTGGAGAGAACATCAAAGAAGGGACACCTATCGTGGAGTTAATGCCTTTGGACTATCAACTTGCAGTTGAAATGTATATCCGCCCAGTAGACCTGCCATTGATTCGACCGGGACAAAAAGCTCGAGTAGAATTCGATGGATGGCCTGCGATTGTTTTCAGTGGTTGGCCTAACACGTCTTTTGGAACCTTTGCCGCCGAGGTATTTGCAGTGGACAACAGTCTTTCGGCAAATGGCCGGTACCGCATTTTACTTAGAGCCGATTCCAGTGAAGAACCCTGGCCGGCTCCACTTCGATTCGGGGCCGGAGCCAACAGTATCCTGTTGCTCAACGACGTTCCCGTTTGGTACGAAATTTGGCGACAGCTCAACGGATTCCCGCCGGAGTACTACAAGAACGAAACACCTTTGGACAAAGAGAGCAAAGGGATCATGAATGGTGGAAAAAAATGA
- a CDS encoding TolC family protein, which translates to MKKLALLLWMVVSLNSSAQDTILPAETYLGWVGKYHPFVAQSDRVRMIAEAEVPQMRGFFDPVLSGSVRNKDFDQKEYYFMAGGQLTVPTRLGPQFEVGYDQNRGEFLNPQNDLPEPGLWYLGIEVPLLQGLITDEERTAVRMAEAGQEVTDQEIRDQINDLFYRAQEAYWNWSASYAVWRTRQNAELTAYQRYQNTVKGFEEGFYPAIDTLEASIQWQNRRLLRQEALKEYVHAQLKASTFIWDSLGNSLILADSIRPRPLADFQYVLSPQELALSIDSLQSDHPKWLAFESQLDLLRFDQRLKSQKILPKANLRYDLLQDDSSLGSEGPDRNFSNHYWSLKVELPLFLRDERFALQQARFKVEQTDLKQGETWVKTSNYWKALRNELLILTEQADQYETTVSGYLQLLNAEITLFFSGESSLFVVNSRELKWLEGMEKLIELRQKFRTKRALWYYQGGLTPLQP; encoded by the coding sequence ATGAAAAAACTCGCGCTCTTACTCTGGATGGTCGTGAGTCTGAACTCTTCGGCTCAGGACACCATACTACCTGCCGAAACCTATTTGGGATGGGTGGGTAAATACCACCCATTCGTTGCCCAAAGCGACCGAGTTAGAATGATCGCAGAAGCAGAGGTACCACAAATGCGCGGCTTCTTTGATCCTGTATTGAGCGGATCAGTTCGCAACAAGGACTTTGATCAAAAGGAATACTACTTCATGGCAGGCGGTCAATTGACCGTCCCAACTCGGTTAGGGCCTCAGTTCGAGGTGGGATATGATCAAAACCGAGGGGAATTCCTCAATCCACAGAATGATCTTCCGGAACCCGGACTTTGGTACCTCGGTATAGAAGTACCGCTACTGCAAGGCCTGATAACGGATGAGGAGAGAACGGCAGTAAGAATGGCAGAGGCGGGTCAGGAAGTAACCGATCAAGAGATCAGGGATCAAATCAACGATCTTTTTTACAGAGCCCAGGAAGCCTACTGGAATTGGTCGGCAAGCTACGCTGTTTGGAGAACCCGCCAAAATGCCGAACTAACCGCTTATCAGCGGTATCAGAATACGGTAAAGGGTTTTGAAGAAGGTTTTTATCCGGCCATCGACACCCTTGAGGCATCTATTCAATGGCAAAATCGAAGACTTTTGCGTCAAGAGGCCCTGAAGGAATACGTCCATGCTCAGCTCAAGGCAAGCACGTTCATTTGGGATAGTTTGGGGAACTCCCTGATTCTGGCCGATTCGATCAGACCTCGTCCATTGGCCGACTTTCAATACGTTTTATCGCCCCAAGAACTGGCATTATCCATCGATAGCTTGCAGTCGGATCATCCAAAGTGGCTTGCATTCGAAAGCCAGCTCGATCTCTTGAGGTTCGATCAACGGCTTAAATCGCAAAAGATCCTACCCAAGGCAAACTTGCGGTACGACTTATTACAAGACGACTCATCCTTGGGGAGTGAGGGGCCCGACCGGAATTTCAGCAACCACTACTGGAGCTTAAAAGTAGAACTCCCGCTGTTCTTGCGTGACGAGCGTTTCGCGCTGCAGCAAGCGCGTTTTAAAGTTGAGCAAACTGACCTTAAACAGGGAGAAACATGGGTAAAAACAAGCAATTATTGGAAGGCCCTGCGCAATGAGCTTCTTATCCTAACGGAACAGGCCGATCAATACGAAACTACGGTTTCAGGGTACCTTCAATTACTCAATGCTGAGATCACCCTATTTTTTAGCGGTGAAAGCAGTTTATTTGTAGTAAACTCAAGAGAACTGAAGTGGCTCGAAGGGATGGAAAAGCTGATTGAATTACGCCAAAAGTTTCGCACGAAACGTGCGCTGTGGTATTATCAGGGAGGACTTACTCCACTTCAGCCATAA